A genomic stretch from Lathyrus oleraceus cultivar Zhongwan6 chromosome 2, CAAS_Psat_ZW6_1.0, whole genome shotgun sequence includes:
- the LOC127123171 gene encoding transcription factor GTE12 produces MEIEGKRKWRKFVSYPPGSRKRDSDSCATDENKRRKIQDSVKPTVSCYWVDSNYQTKSTALSQPKNNGNVVENKNMIKNQVSKTTHLSQPKNNNIVVENKKIIKNQVSNTTPLSQPNDNDNVVEDKKMIKNQVSKTTPLSQPKDNMKDSTTRGEEYGLKKAMECVKRRQCWLILMRMLVDRDGWDLKDPPKISKSDKCKTKAIGLKEIERKMRLYATEDEFASDMRLVFSNAMITYPPRNHIYQIAKKFSDTFEHKWKSLKNMWELEDIKRRNTHKRY; encoded by the exons ATGGAGATTGAGGGGAAGAGGAAATGGCGAAAGTTTGtgag TTATCCTCCTGGTTCAAGAAAACGCGATTCAGATTCTTGTGCCACAGATGAAAACAAGAGAAGGAAGATTCAAGATTCTGTAAAACCAACCGTATCCTGTTATTGGGTTGATTCAAATTATCAAACCAAATCAACAGCTTTGTCTCAACCAAAGAATAATGGCAATGTTGTTGAAAACAAGAATATGATCAAGAACCAAGTTTCCAAAACAACACATTTGTCTCAACCAAAGAATAATAACATTGTTGTTGAAAACAAGAAGATCATCAAGAACCAAGTTTCCAACACAACACCTTTGTCTCAACCAAATGATAATGACAATGTTGTTGAAGACAAGAAGATGATCAAGAACCAAGTTTCCAAAACAACACCTTTGTCTCAACCAAAGGATAACATGAAGGATTCAACAACAAGAGGTGAAGAATATGGGTTGAAGAAAGCGATGGAGTGTGTTAAGAGGAGGCAATGTTGGTTGATATTGATGAGGATGTTGGTAGACAGAGATGGCTGGGATTTGAAAGATCCTCCAAAAATATCAAAGTCTGATAAGTGTAAGACAAAGGCAATAGGTTTGAAGGAAATAGAGAGAAAAATGAGGTTGTATGCAACAGAGGATGAGTTTGCTAGCGACATGAGACTTGTGTTCTCTAATGCAATGATAACGTATCCTCCAAGGAATCATATTTACCAAATTGCAAAAAAGTTCAGTGACACTTTTGAACACAAATGGAAGTCATTGAAGAATATGTGGGAACTTGAAGATATAAAAAGAAGAAACACTCACAAAAGATACTAA
- the LOC127123172 gene encoding uncharacterized protein LOC127123172 has protein sequence MDGEEEDEQVIAEEVEAMKSVYENDCTILNSIPPHFHYPSNPEPLMFLLTRISLQFVEIVLEVHATPQYPKEPPSVAIVDCKGLDQHRQKHLLNHIQTKANELSPGLMLVALCEEAVEKLSDMNHPDGDCPLCLFPLVTEEHQSETLPFMKLMSCFHCFHSECIIRWWNWLESSKQTGSSKSDNATARRNRGMCNCKVAFDDRHV, from the exons ATGGACGgcgaagaagaagatgaacaagTGATAGCTGAAGAAGTTGAAGCCATGAAATCCGTTTATGAAAACGATTGTACCATTCTCAATTCCATTCCTCCTCACTTCCATTATCCCTCAAACCCAGAACCGCTGATGTTTCTTCTCACCAG aatttctTTGCAGTTTGTAGAAATTGTTCTTGAGGTACATGCAACTCCACAG TATCCAAAAGAACCTCCTTCTGTTGCTATTGTGGATTGCAAGGGTTTGGATCAACATAGACAAAAGCATttattgaatcatattcaaactaAAGCCAACGAGCTTTCCCCTGGATTAATGCTCGTAGCTCTTTGTGAG GAAGCTGTAGAGAAACTCTCAGATATGAATCATCCTGATGGTGATTGTCCATTGTGCTTATTCCCATTGGTGACAGAAGAACACCAAAGTGAAACCTTGCCTTTTATGAAGTTAATGTCTTGCTTTCACTGTTTTCACAG TGAATGTATCATTAGATGGTGGAATTGGCTTGAGAGTTCTAAACAAACAGGGTCTTCCAAATCAGATAATGCAACGGCTCGTCGTAACAGGGGTATGTGTAATTGTAAAGTTGCATTTGACGATAGACATGTATAA
- the LOC127123173 gene encoding vacuolar protein sorting-associated protein 32 homolog 2, which yields MKNELSNIYSIEIIDMFPPAKKYKDQHFMYCLLESRAEVEKAKESTKGKNKKAAIQCLKRKRLYEQQIEQLGNFQLRIHDQMIMLEGAKATTETVDALRTGAAAMKAMQKATNIDDVDKTMDEINEQTENMKQIQEALSTPIGAAADFDEDELEAELEELESAELEEQLLQPATTAPAATSYVPAGRQPTRPVPAKPTPEEDELAALQAEMAQYNILF from the exons ATGAAGAATGAGTTATCAAATATTTATTCAATTGAAATCATTGATAT GTTCCCACCTGCGAAAAAATACAAGGATCAACACTTTATGTATTGTTTATTGGAA TCCAGGGCAGAAGTTGAAAAAGCCAAAGAATCCACTAAAGGAAAGAACAAAAAGG CGGCAATTCAATGTTTGAAGAGGAAGAGGTTATATGAACAGCAAATTGAGCAGCTTGGAAACTTCCAGCTGCGTATTCATGACCAG ATGATAATGTTAGAAGGTGCTAAAGCCACCACGGAAACAGTGGATGCGTTAAGAACAGGAGCCGCTGCTATGAAGGCTATGCAGAAAGCAAC GAATATTGACGATGTTGACAAAACCATGGATGAGATAAATGAACAGACTGAGAACATGAAGCAGATTCAAGAAGCATTGTCAACTCCAATTGGTGCAGCAGCTGACTTTGATGAG GATGAACTAGAAGCAGAACTTGAAGAATTGGAGAGTGCTGAGTTGGAAGAGCAGCTTCTTCAGCCAGCAACTACAGCTCCTGCTGCCACATCGTACGTCCCAGCTGGGCGGCAACCTACACGCCCTGTTCCTGCAAAGCCAACTCCCGAGGAAGATGAATTGGCAGCTTTGCAGGCTGAGATGGCACAATATAATATACTGTTCTGA